The Mesomycoplasma ovipneumoniae genome window below encodes:
- a CDS encoding ABC transporter ATP-binding protein, whose protein sequence is MIQIRNITKRLGTKIILNNISFDIPTNKLTFISGQSGVGKTTLLHIIAKIAKADSGQISFFDKNQQVLKNPNVDIFFQDVNLIENISAIDNVRIGTSILGYKFKQDKFSKNANFLNLDQSVFKTKMENLSGGEKQRIAILRSLNRGSEFILFDEPTAALDKENEQIIFEKIKQMSKNHTVVVISHNTEMVHKYADQIIFLQKDKPPIVKINDTNIIEEQNSEQTSETKHKKVAKVVQFKNKLNISPIFVIADISKKLTLTILIIIAFLAAVFSISFAFELNLGTAKVERQQKYTLSLDRNSIEKKSQAAFSQDEIKKISEFESINALVANRPTTNINLHYENRKINLSQVDQIEINNFFKDRIENDLVNFEGKSIENPREIILSKSTIDRLKIENPLEKTIYLAYDSNKEIEENQNKIPLKIVGINNGIKSSVSRLGNTFNLIDFPSFISTQSIKDLENLVKQNSVNDKKDNNFQLFKEINSYIPSENAQSSALEPFKIPLKNTKVFPQNNLKLITGTFPRKVDEILLSTTAIDLNARYKLKVGDIIQTNSPLNQKFNLLVVGIFDSPDSELFYHEDAPEFYTSFQPTQLTAYLTTTDEQNNLESESRNAKFDLKITPPSNFIRVITSQSLAIISIVNKVTFAVFIIFVIILISFILVYAKTISESKQRMIGILKSLGGSTLLTLFYHTLNIVLISIVVLILSFVIIFPSMESIHILIVGNEFPAASQENLALILLSSWAGLSAAFILIYVLMSLITYKKTTQQLLK, encoded by the coding sequence ATGATTCAAATTCGCAACATCACAAAAAGACTCGGGACAAAAATAATTTTAAATAACATTAGTTTTGATATTCCAACTAATAAATTAACGTTTATTTCTGGTCAATCTGGCGTTGGAAAAACGACACTTTTGCATATTATTGCCAAAATTGCCAAAGCTGACAGCGGGCAAATTTCCTTTTTTGATAAAAATCAACAAGTCTTAAAAAACCCAAATGTCGACATTTTTTTTCAGGATGTCAATCTTATTGAAAATATTTCCGCTATTGACAATGTTCGAATTGGGACAAGTATTTTAGGTTATAAATTTAAGCAAGATAAATTTAGTAAAAATGCAAATTTTTTAAATCTTGACCAAAGTGTTTTCAAAACAAAAATGGAAAATCTCTCTGGTGGTGAGAAACAAAGAATTGCAATTCTTCGTTCTCTAAATCGGGGTTCAGAATTTATTTTGTTTGATGAGCCAACTGCCGCCCTTGATAAAGAAAATGAGCAAATTATCTTTGAAAAAATTAAGCAAATGTCAAAAAATCACACAGTTGTGGTCATAAGTCATAATACTGAAATGGTTCACAAATATGCTGATCAAATAATTTTTTTACAAAAAGACAAACCGCCAATTGTTAAAATTAATGACACTAATATAATAGAAGAGCAAAATTCTGAACAAACTAGCGAAACTAAACATAAAAAAGTTGCAAAAGTAGTTCAATTTAAGAATAAATTAAATATTTCACCGATTTTTGTTATTGCTGATATTAGCAAAAAATTAACCCTTACTATTTTAATTATAATTGCTTTTTTAGCGGCCGTGTTTTCGATTAGTTTTGCTTTTGAATTAAATCTTGGAACGGCAAAAGTCGAACGGCAGCAAAAATATACGCTTTCACTTGATAGAAATTCAATTGAAAAGAAATCACAAGCCGCTTTTAGCCAAGATGAAATTAAAAAAATTAGTGAGTTTGAATCAATCAACGCGCTTGTTGCAAATAGGCCAACTACAAATATAAACTTGCACTATGAAAATCGAAAAATTAATCTTAGTCAAGTTGATCAAATTGAAATTAATAACTTTTTCAAAGACAGAATCGAAAATGATCTTGTTAATTTTGAAGGAAAATCCATTGAAAATCCTCGGGAAATTATCCTTTCAAAATCAACAATTGACAGACTTAAAATTGAGAATCCATTAGAAAAAACAATTTATCTTGCTTATGATTCTAATAAGGAAATTGAGGAAAATCAAAATAAAATTCCGCTAAAAATTGTCGGAATTAATAATGGAATTAAAAGTTCTGTTAGCAGATTAGGAAATACTTTTAATTTAATTGATTTTCCATCTTTTATTAGCACTCAATCAATTAAAGATCTTGAAAATTTAGTTAAGCAAAATTCTGTTAATGACAAAAAAGACAATAACTTTCAACTTTTTAAGGAAATAAATTCTTATATTCCCAGTGAAAATGCCCAAAGCTCCGCGCTTGAACCATTTAAAATTCCACTAAAAAACACAAAAGTTTTCCCACAAAACAATCTAAAATTAATAACTGGAACATTCCCAAGAAAAGTCGATGAAATTCTACTTTCAACAACAGCAATTGATTTAAATGCTAGATATAAATTAAAAGTTGGCGATATAATTCAAACAAACTCGCCTTTAAATCAAAAATTTAACTTACTTGTTGTTGGAATTTTTGACTCGCCAGATTCAGAATTATTTTATCACGAAGATGCCCCAGAATTTTATACCAGCTTCCAACCAACCCAACTTACTGCTTATTTAACAACAACTGACGAACAAAACAATCTTGAATCAGAATCAAGAAACGCTAAATTTGACCTTAAAATAACTCCACCTTCAAACTTCATTCGTGTAATAACTAGCCAATCTTTAGCGATTATTTCGATAGTTAACAAGGTTACTTTTGCAGTGTTTATAATTTTTGTTATTATATTAATTTCCTTCATTTTAGTTTATGCCAAAACGATTTCTGAATCAAAACAGAGAATGATTGGAATTCTAAAATCGCTTGGTGGTTCGACTTTATTAACGCTTTTTTATCATACTTTAAATATTGTTTTGATATCGATTGTTGTTCTGATTTTAAGTTTTGTAATTATTTTCCCGTCAATGGAATCGATTCATATTTTAATAGTTGGAAATGAATTTCCTGCCGCATCTCAAGAAAATTTAGCACTAATTTTATTATCGTCCTGAGCCGGACTTTCAGCTGCCTTTATTCTAATTTATGTTTTAATGTCCTTAATTACTTACAAGAAAACGACTCAACAATTATTAAAATAA
- a CDS encoding thermonuclease family protein, whose amino-acid sequence MPLFSLTSCYDYLSEIISEKIVPTDGLNPIEKLPIFVKNSRIKQGLTYTTFIKSVYDGDTFTDKNGKRFRIFGIDTPELELSRPNRLINVKTMKFHGLRAKKRLEQLILNRWISFEIVGQDPYERIIVVLKNEKGEIINIKMVSEGLAIHRYAQYQNPKKTYYYPEYKNLIDQILKAQESAKKSKFMLWEEDISTIYGLKKLKKK is encoded by the coding sequence TTGCCACTTTTTTCACTGACAAGTTGTTATGATTATCTTTCAGAAATTATTTCAGAAAAAATAGTTCCAACTGATGGCTTAAATCCAATAGAAAAACTACCTATTTTTGTTAAAAATTCACGGATTAAACAAGGTTTAACTTATACAACATTTATAAAAAGTGTTTATGATGGCGACACTTTCACTGATAAAAACGGTAAGCGTTTTCGGATTTTTGGTATTGACACTCCTGAACTTGAACTCAGCCGTCCAAATCGTTTGATTAACGTAAAAACTATGAAATTTCACGGGTTAAGAGCTAAAAAACGTCTAGAACAGCTAATTTTAAATCGTTGAATTTCATTTGAAATTGTCGGGCAAGACCCGTATGAACGGATTATTGTTGTTCTAAAAAATGAAAAGGGCGAAATCATTAATATCAAAATGGTTAGCGAAGGTCTTGCAATTCATCGTTATGCCCAATATCAAAATCCCAAAAAAACTTATTATTATCCTGAATATAAAAATTTAATTGACCAAATTTTAAAAGCCCAAGAATCTGCTAAAAAAAGTAAATTTATGCTTTGAGAAGAAGATATTTCAACAATTTATGGTCTTAAAAAGTTAAAGAAGAAATAA
- the smpB gene encoding SsrA-binding protein SmpB: MKILIENKRAYFDYEIISKFTAGIVLEGWEVKSVQAKNISLVGSFCYFKGLELYLSNATISAYKGSRGQTDRSRKLLLHKHELKKIFKEKVTKKLTIIPLFVGLKNRRIKIEIGLAKGKTKVDKRNAIKERDQKREAQKFLKNYY, encoded by the coding sequence ATGAAAATTTTAATTGAAAATAAAAGAGCTTATTTTGACTATGAAATAATTAGCAAATTTACAGCGGGAATTGTCTTAGAAGGTTGAGAAGTTAAATCTGTTCAGGCAAAAAATATATCGCTTGTAGGTTCTTTCTGTTATTTTAAGGGTTTAGAACTTTATTTGTCAAATGCAACAATTAGCGCCTATAAAGGATCCCGAGGTCAAACTGATCGCTCAAGAAAACTTTTATTACACAAACACGAGTTAAAAAAAATTTTTAAAGAAAAAGTTACAAAAAAATTAACAATTATTCCACTTTTTGTTGGTCTGAAAAATCGTAGAATCAAAATAGAAATTGGACTTGCAAAAGGGAAAACTAAGGTTGACAAAAGAAATGCTATAAAAGAACGAGATCAAAAAAGGGAGGCACAAAAATTTTTAAAAAACTACTATTAG
- a CDS encoding cation-translocating P-type ATPase: MFKKEKKEKNDYKNTDKITFLEEIDKEKGLNQEQIEKSKNFFGENRLPKIPEKSIFFRILLQLKEPLTLVLIFVIIISVVISSVFEHDLPFWAKLISYLEPAVIALIIAINVFFSLVQETKSKKAIDAISDLNSPVSTLIRDEKKISLKSDEILVGDILEVSSGDLISADGFVIENKELSVSEAILTGESTSVFKDEFKNWDDKASKVYSGTSVLNGQAKILVSDVGQNTELGKIASLVTKTAELESPLQKKIAKFSKIITFIAAFLAISFFFIYIFLVENGDFNQSKHAVIISLSLAIGFIPEGLIPLVTINLIIGVKKLAKNNAIVKDLKTIETLGAVSIVCSDKTGTITENKMQIKEIYYHQIESKNFWTQAVLNTTAYSFFDKSVEKYYGDPEEILILQKAKTFEIQKEVIEKQHKFLDKIVFNSKLKFSATFYEIDNKKFLFIKGAPEIIFKKADNLDPILEEKLTQMQNLGYRIFAFGYREIENELQPNENLEKYVKNINISGLVCFQDPPRKEIKPIVKDLLDAEIKTIMITGDNFHTASSIAKNVEILGPESLATGNPDWKKDDFWRENVEKFHLYSRVQPEDKLEIVGALQSKKHVVAMLGDGVNDAPSLKKADVGFAMGITGSQVSKQVANVVLADDNFKTLYQAIKIGRNIVANIKKLFVFLLVANFSMLISVIFATLLFKEQIFTSLQILWINVVSETFGGIALGLTNISKNVMNKGFLNENKSLFNKKLIFSIMFWAIFISFLALLSFWITNSQTFSFLIISISLSSLSYILAADENIFKYKFADLKFLHLGFLASFGSILIVSFIPGINFVFSQNDFSNSNFLILKNNYNYLLLLTIFAPFVLDQVLKFFKTYFKKF, from the coding sequence ATGTTCAAAAAAGAAAAAAAAGAGAAAAATGACTATAAAAATACCGATAAAATTACATTTTTAGAGGAAATTGACAAAGAAAAGGGGCTTAATCAAGAACAAATTGAAAAATCAAAAAATTTTTTTGGCGAAAATAGACTACCAAAAATTCCGGAAAAATCAATATTTTTCCGTATTTTGTTGCAACTAAAAGAGCCACTTACCTTAGTTTTAATTTTTGTTATTATTATTTCGGTTGTCATTAGTTCAGTTTTTGAACATGATTTGCCTTTTTGAGCTAAATTAATTTCCTATCTTGAGCCAGCAGTTATTGCTTTAATTATTGCAATTAATGTTTTTTTCTCATTAGTCCAAGAAACTAAATCAAAAAAAGCAATAGATGCAATTTCAGATCTTAACTCGCCAGTTTCAACACTAATTCGTGATGAAAAAAAAATAAGCCTAAAATCTGATGAGATTTTAGTAGGAGATATTCTTGAAGTTAGTTCAGGTGATTTAATTAGCGCCGATGGATTTGTCATTGAAAATAAAGAATTATCAGTATCTGAAGCAATTCTTACTGGTGAGTCAACATCAGTTTTTAAAGATGAATTTAAAAATTGGGACGATAAAGCCTCAAAAGTTTACAGTGGAACAAGTGTCTTAAATGGACAGGCAAAAATTTTAGTCTCAGATGTTGGTCAGAATACTGAACTTGGAAAAATTGCTTCGCTTGTAACAAAAACAGCCGAATTAGAATCCCCACTTCAGAAAAAAATTGCTAAATTTTCAAAAATTATCACTTTTATTGCCGCATTTTTAGCAATTTCTTTCTTTTTTATTTACATATTTTTGGTTGAAAATGGTGATTTTAACCAATCAAAACATGCTGTTATAATATCACTTTCACTAGCAATTGGCTTTATTCCCGAGGGTTTGATTCCGCTTGTTACTATAAATTTGATTATTGGTGTTAAAAAATTAGCAAAAAATAATGCAATTGTCAAAGATTTAAAAACAATTGAAACTCTTGGAGCAGTTTCGATTGTTTGTTCAGATAAAACTGGGACAATAACTGAAAATAAAATGCAAATTAAGGAAATTTATTATCACCAAATTGAATCAAAAAATTTCTGGACACAAGCTGTTTTAAATACAACCGCATATAGTTTTTTTGATAAGTCAGTTGAAAAATACTACGGTGATCCTGAGGAAATTTTAATTTTACAAAAGGCAAAAACTTTTGAAATTCAAAAAGAAGTAATTGAAAAACAACACAAATTTTTAGACAAAATTGTCTTTAACTCCAAACTCAAATTTTCAGCTACTTTTTATGAAATTGACAACAAAAAGTTTCTTTTTATCAAAGGCGCTCCTGAAATTATTTTTAAAAAGGCAGACAATTTAGACCCTATTTTAGAAGAGAAATTAACCCAAATGCAAAATTTAGGATATCGTATTTTTGCATTTGGGTATCGTGAAATTGAAAATGAACTTCAACCTAATGAAAATCTAGAAAAATATGTAAAAAACATAAATATTTCAGGACTTGTATGTTTTCAAGACCCACCACGAAAAGAAATTAAACCAATTGTTAAAGATCTTTTAGATGCAGAAATTAAAACAATAATGATAACAGGAGACAATTTTCACACCGCCTCATCAATTGCAAAAAATGTTGAAATTTTAGGCCCAGAATCACTTGCAACAGGCAACCCTGATTGAAAAAAAGATGACTTTTGGCGTGAAAATGTTGAAAAATTTCACCTTTATTCACGTGTTCAACCTGAAGATAAATTAGAAATTGTCGGTGCACTACAATCAAAAAAACATGTTGTTGCTATGTTAGGCGACGGAGTTAACGATGCTCCATCACTAAAAAAAGCCGATGTTGGTTTTGCAATGGGAATAACTGGTTCACAAGTTTCAAAACAAGTTGCAAATGTTGTTTTAGCTGATGATAATTTTAAAACCCTTTATCAAGCAATAAAAATTGGCCGTAATATTGTTGCAAATATTAAAAAACTGTTTGTTTTTTTACTTGTAGCTAATTTTTCAATGCTTATATCAGTTATTTTTGCAACCTTACTTTTTAAGGAACAAATTTTTACATCGCTACAAATACTTTGAATAAATGTTGTTTCTGAAACTTTCGGTGGGATTGCCCTTGGTCTTACAAATATTTCAAAAAATGTTATGAATAAAGGCTTTTTAAACGAAAATAAATCACTTTTTAATAAAAAACTTATTTTTAGCATAATGTTTTGAGCAATTTTCATCTCATTTTTAGCACTGCTAAGTTTTTGAATCACAAATTCACAAACATTTTCATTTTTAATTATCAGCATTAGTCTTTCAAGTCTTTCTTATATACTTGCGGCCGATGAGAATATTTTTAAATATAAATTTGCAGATTTAAAATTTTTACACCTGGGTTTCTTAGCTAGTTTTGGTTCAATTCTAATTGTTTCCTTTATTCCCGGAATAAATTTTGTTTTTTCCCAAAATGATTTTAGTAACTCAAACTTCCTTATTTTAAAGAATAATTATAATTATTTGTTACTTTTAACAATTTTTGCCCCATTTGTATTAGACCAAGTTCTAAAATTTTTTAAAACATACTTTAAAAAATTTTAA
- a CDS encoding nucleotidyltransferase — protein MAIAIIAEYNPFHNGHIYQLEYVKNNFPNDKIYIILGGNFTQRGEISLANFETKKKIALKYGADFVIRLPFEYTSQAAHIFAQGALKLIFDHKIDKIIFGSESNDVQNLYNLANLWKNNIDEYNIHLKKALKLGNSFPNAAAIALEKISLQKIIYPNDILGFEYVKQIVLNNYPIQAYSLKRTVDYNEITPTGKFASATYLRKLISQNKSISQFSPMEFRQPVCSLASLYPKFQEIIRQKSPESLRKIWLVKEGIENLFKKHIDQPDLDSFLSATNSKRYTNSRIKRTMLYILFNIENPSEFDETTVDLDCWKNQN, from the coding sequence ATGGCAATTGCAATTATCGCTGAGTACAATCCTTTTCATAATGGTCATATTTATCAGCTTGAGTATGTTAAAAACAACTTTCCTAATGACAAAATTTACATAATTTTAGGGGGAAATTTCACCCAACGAGGTGAGATTAGTCTTGCTAATTTTGAAACAAAAAAGAAAATAGCACTAAAATATGGAGCTGATTTTGTAATTAGATTGCCTTTTGAATATACAAGTCAAGCTGCTCATATTTTTGCCCAAGGTGCGCTAAAATTAATTTTTGACCATAAAATAGACAAAATTATTTTTGGATCAGAATCAAATGATGTTCAAAATCTATATAATTTAGCAAATTTGTGAAAAAATAACATTGATGAATATAATATTCATCTTAAAAAAGCATTAAAATTAGGTAATTCTTTTCCAAATGCAGCAGCAATTGCCCTTGAAAAAATTAGTTTACAAAAAATTATTTACCCTAATGATATTCTTGGATTTGAATATGTTAAACAAATTGTGCTAAATAATTACCCAATTCAAGCATATAGTCTTAAAAGAACTGTTGATTATAATGAAATAACACCAACTGGAAAGTTTGCTTCAGCAACATACTTGCGAAAATTAATTAGCCAAAATAAGTCAATTTCCCAGTTTTCGCCAATGGAATTTAGACAACCAGTTTGTTCGTTAGCCTCGTTATATCCAAAATTTCAGGAAATTATTCGACAAAAGTCGCCTGAATCACTAAGAAAAATTTGACTAGTAAAAGAAGGAATTGAAAATTTATTCAAAAAACATATCGACCAACCAGACTTAGATAGTTTTTTGAGCGCCACTAATTCAAAACGTTACACTAATTCGCGCATAAAACGAACAATGTTGTATATTTTGTTCAATATTGAAAATCCATCTGAATTTGACGAAACCACAGTTGACCTTGATTGTTGAAAAAACCAAAATTAA
- the yihA gene encoding ribosome biogenesis GTP-binding protein YihA/YsxC, with protein MMWKFLKSCPEQCYFEDQFAFIGRSNVGKSSLINALARQKIARISSTPGKTQLLNYYQTSQNKLIVDLPGYGYARLSHAKKDQIESMIFNYFSKNSNILLVFLLIDSQIGFTDLDFSMIEFLVSLNIKVQILANKIDKTNQSQRSKLLKVCKNLSLECLNVSTKTGTNLDKIHQIINQEKK; from the coding sequence ATGATGTGAAAATTTCTTAAATCATGCCCGGAACAATGTTATTTTGAAGACCAATTTGCTTTTATTGGTCGTTCAAATGTCGGTAAATCCTCACTTATTAATGCGCTAGCAAGGCAAAAAATTGCTCGTATTTCGTCAACTCCTGGAAAAACTCAGCTTTTAAATTATTACCAAACTAGTCAAAATAAGTTAATCGTTGACCTTCCAGGATATGGCTATGCGCGCCTTTCTCATGCAAAGAAAGATCAAATTGAATCAATGATTTTTAATTATTTTAGTAAAAATAGCAATATTTTACTAGTTTTTTTACTAATTGATAGTCAAATCGGTTTTACTGATCTTGATTTTAGTATGATTGAGTTTTTGGTTTCATTAAATATAAAGGTACAAATTTTAGCTAATAAAATTGATAAAACAAATCAATCCCAGCGTTCAAAACTGCTAAAAGTGTGTAAAAATTTATCACTTGAGTGTTTAAATGTTTCGACAAAAACTGGTACAAATTTAGATAAAATTCACCAAATAATTAATCAAGAAAAAAAATAA
- a CDS encoding surface lipoprotein, giving the protein MKKIYPKKWFLGVSLSLMPIFFIAAACEQNNGSKNIDSNNEKDKGSEPIIKENPNPPEELGGDKTKGQGDSTPFLETQKGKIESDTFKLIQETEEQKEKIKETEEQTKQIKEKQAEINKELDKIEQNQVSTDEQESAKISENIKKEKEKLEIEKEKLEKQRQEQEEKLLKEKERLSKLEEEKRQKELEKQKIILEENRLHIQTVNDLNAVLAKIPNSLEITEQEKKLSNNVATVLYHYKQKPSTFHYENFVKKIDNFDDQNYTISFNFPFEVKTVENNNDVNQRRLENVELSVSKKGSNTKVTKRVNLFWNLEQSKQIQQNEEPELYQKELRPVFNKISPSILAYALVNADNQAVLNSVLFGDFNAAFSEVSLSVGLKDEFLGIKSLNDEEKFSFDIISATPDDENGTLKIQVKKTKFKEQKEQIGDLQEFTFSNLNKNNKDIAEFEFEVDQHKVWPQIREKRIFKDNRHNKSQLSEIQKGRIAKIIFESLYFKIKNPDPEVLLKEFLIKDHIKNNHFFPYPQIISLEWDDMINDGHKKIALKLENKKLIYSFVLKYANLLPNSTITPQDQTLQFSDYKSTEIKGEIPLDQFLI; this is encoded by the coding sequence ATGAAAAAAATATATCCAAAAAAATGGTTTTTAGGGGTTTCTTTAAGTTTAATGCCGATTTTTTTTATTGCCGCCGCTTGTGAGCAAAATAACGGTAGTAAAAACATTGATTCAAATAATGAGAAAGATAAAGGTTCAGAGCCAATAATTAAAGAAAATCCTAATCCGCCAGAAGAATTAGGTGGAGATAAAACTAAAGGGCAGGGTGATTCTACTCCTTTTCTTGAAACACAAAAAGGCAAAATTGAATCAGACACTTTTAAATTAATCCAAGAAACAGAAGAACAAAAAGAAAAAATCAAAGAAACAGAAGAACAAACAAAACAAATTAAGGAAAAACAAGCAGAAATAAACAAAGAACTTGATAAAATTGAACAAAATCAAGTTTCAACTGATGAACAAGAAAGTGCTAAAATTTCAGAAAATATCAAGAAAGAAAAAGAAAAACTAGAAATTGAAAAGGAAAAATTAGAAAAACAAAGACAAGAACAAGAAGAAAAACTACTTAAAGAAAAAGAACGCCTTTCAAAACTTGAGGAAGAAAAAAGACAAAAAGAACTAGAAAAACAAAAAATAATACTTGAAGAAAATAGACTTCATATTCAAACAGTCAATGATTTAAATGCTGTTTTAGCAAAAATTCCAAATTCTTTAGAAATAACTGAACAAGAAAAAAAATTATCAAATAATGTTGCAACCGTGCTTTATCATTATAAGCAAAAACCTTCAACTTTTCATTATGAAAATTTTGTAAAAAAAATTGATAACTTTGACGACCAAAATTATACAATTAGCTTTAATTTTCCTTTTGAGGTTAAAACCGTTGAAAATAACAACGACGTTAATCAAAGAAGGCTAGAAAATGTTGAACTTTCAGTGTCAAAAAAGGGTTCAAACACAAAAGTAACAAAGCGAGTGAACCTTTTTTGAAATTTAGAACAATCAAAACAAATTCAACAAAATGAAGAGCCAGAATTATACCAAAAAGAATTACGACCTGTTTTTAACAAAATAAGTCCTTCAATTTTGGCATACGCCTTAGTCAACGCTGATAATCAAGCCGTTTTAAATTCAGTGCTTTTTGGTGATTTTAATGCTGCATTTAGCGAAGTTTCACTTTCAGTTGGTCTTAAAGATGAATTTTTAGGGATAAAATCACTAAATGATGAGGAAAAATTTTCCTTTGATATTATAAGTGCAACTCCTGATGATGAAAATGGGACTTTAAAAATTCAAGTCAAAAAAACAAAATTTAAAGAACAAAAAGAACAAATTGGTGATCTTCAAGAATTTACTTTTTCCAATTTAAATAAAAATAATAAAGATATAGCTGAATTTGAATTTGAGGTTGACCAACATAAAGTTTGACCTCAAATAAGAGAAAAAAGAATTTTCAAGGACAATAGACATAATAAAAGTCAACTATCAGAGATTCAAAAGGGACGAATAGCTAAAATAATTTTTGAAAGCCTCTATTTTAAAATAAAAAACCCTGATCCTGAGGTTCTTTTAAAGGAATTTTTAATCAAAGATCATATTAAAAATAACCACTTTTTCCCTTATCCACAAATTATTTCCCTAGAATGAGATGACATGATAAATGATGGCCACAAAAAAATTGCACTCAAACTAGAAAATAAGAAGTTAATTTACAGTTTTGTTCTAAAATATGCAAATCTTTTACCAAATTCAACGATTACTCCTCAAGATCAGACGCTCCAATTTTCAGATTACAAAAGCACTGAAATTAAAGGCGAAATTCCCCTTGATCAATTTTTAATTTAA